Proteins encoded together in one Fundidesulfovibrio magnetotacticus window:
- a CDS encoding FAD-binding oxidoreductase, protein MPAFLSSSALRALRDIYPGDALVTDPAELLVYGADASRGRAQPWAAVLPERPEQVVETLRLAHLERIPVYPRGRGTNRVGACLPLEGGLVIATARLNRILEITPEDFACTVQPGVITAALRDACAARGLLYAPDPASVAYSTIGGNLAQNAGGLRALKYGTTRDWVLGLHAALPGGSILRTGSRCHKDVAGLDLTRLFVGAEGTLGFVLQATLKLIPLPQASASLLAVFAAEDQAPLAAADALASGVLPAALEYLSAEAMEALEHLGDAPWPAGGRSALLFKVDGSPESARADLARLRNALERHSPAFLEQGDTPAQEDRLWNPRRQISQAAFHFGPNKASDDIAVPRGQVANAVARIRNIARSRGLVPVVFGHLGDGNLHVSLMHDASEPDQARHAAQAKQEVLALTIELGGTISGEHGVGVSKLDWLERMRGPEAVSIMRQVKAVFDPHGIMNPGKAY, encoded by the coding sequence ATGCCAGCATTCCTGTCATCCTCCGCCCTGCGCGCCTTGCGCGACATCTACCCCGGCGACGCCCTGGTCACCGACCCGGCCGAACTCCTTGTCTACGGCGCGGACGCCAGCCGTGGCCGCGCCCAGCCCTGGGCCGCCGTGCTGCCGGAGCGCCCCGAACAGGTGGTCGAGACCCTGCGCCTGGCCCACCTGGAGCGCATCCCTGTCTACCCGCGCGGACGGGGCACCAACCGCGTGGGCGCGTGCCTGCCTCTGGAAGGCGGCCTCGTCATCGCCACCGCGCGCCTGAACCGCATCCTGGAGATCACCCCCGAAGACTTCGCCTGCACCGTTCAGCCCGGCGTGATCACGGCCGCCCTGCGCGACGCCTGCGCCGCCCGGGGGCTCCTCTACGCCCCGGACCCCGCCAGCGTGGCCTACTCCACCATCGGCGGCAACCTGGCCCAGAACGCCGGAGGCCTGCGCGCCCTCAAGTACGGCACCACCCGCGACTGGGTACTGGGGCTCCACGCCGCCCTGCCCGGAGGCTCCATCCTCCGGACCGGATCGCGCTGCCACAAGGACGTGGCCGGGCTCGATCTCACGCGACTCTTCGTCGGCGCGGAAGGCACCCTGGGCTTCGTGCTCCAGGCCACCCTCAAGCTCATCCCGCTGCCCCAGGCCAGCGCCTCGCTCCTGGCCGTCTTCGCAGCCGAAGACCAGGCCCCCCTGGCCGCAGCCGACGCCCTGGCCTCCGGCGTGCTCCCCGCAGCCCTCGAATACCTCTCCGCCGAGGCCATGGAAGCCCTGGAACACCTGGGCGACGCGCCCTGGCCCGCCGGCGGCCGGTCCGCCCTGCTCTTCAAGGTGGACGGCTCCCCCGAGTCCGCCCGCGCCGACCTGGCCCGGCTGCGAAACGCCCTGGAACGGCACAGCCCCGCATTCCTCGAACAGGGCGACACCCCCGCCCAGGAAGACCGGCTATGGAACCCCAGGCGACAGATCAGCCAGGCCGCCTTCCACTTCGGCCCCAACAAGGCCTCCGACGACATCGCCGTGCCGCGCGGACAAGTGGCCAACGCCGTGGCCCGCATCCGGAACATCGCCCGCAGCCGCGGCCTCGTCCCCGTGGTCTTCGGGCACCTGGGCGACGGCAACCTCCACGTGAGCCTCATGCACGACGCCTCCGAACCGGATCAGGCCCGACACGCCGCCCAGGCAAAACAGGAAGTCCTCGCCTTGACAATCGAACTCGGAGGCACCATCTCCGGCGAACACGGCGTGGGCGTCTCCAAGCTGGACTGGCTCGAACGCATGCGCGGCCCCGAAGCCGTGAGCATCATGCGCCAGGTCAAGGCCGTCTTCGACCCCCACGGCATCATGAACCCCGGCAAGGCGTATTGA
- a CDS encoding glycosyltransferase family 39 protein: MSHPNKVGAKSIVLLAFMILAAAAMRLHALDVPSMWLDEIVVPLAAKHDARYIIERATTGIDTHPPYYHLFIKAMMSFGTNDFVLRLPSALAGILSIAAIFFLARKLYGDRVAVISVGILSINSLHILLSREVRPYSLIILLSTFSIYWTFRFIDEHKRRWIALTFITNCLFAPLQFLTVLIIGAQCCIVLVSCLLERNSNCFKRGLWFSAIVSLAYIPTALFLLGKYSTGTPGNPLDTIVRYFELIPENILPWTTPWISLILIPLAACAFLTPGEARKRTALLALYCTVPAIPLAIIRYSSYFNAWHLTFLMAPAIIIIANGLYNIIGHIRFCMATLAIAYIAIIYTTITGNRYYSMDSHTGTYKQVAESLVETDQNILPVPTDSSWLDAAQWYASGSGKTLFSNVFLTTHHNIDKFRIITFGDFSHLASNENEFLKKYPSASDDAFPWGHIYTIPVQHIQDSMTSFPKSLTLTAEPLSFLERTTNIRNINILLTFGFTIIPHANDTLSHFDYSVSMPKTTDDVFFKVQVQSSCQYPEKDILRAEYSFDGASFYDAKLQFDDSGRAVAFIRNHSQDILTLRFFMERKSTHPGYMNIDNTVLGIKNIRIYANTINSEHFVSSTLETSESGIGDIETSDGVSYRWTMGPEATIRLIEESPRDINIEYAFSNPINAQDVLVLFNGTPIADHKSLSVTPWLAPAAETATTLHTVKGINTLSFKLKAWNHDTANPEATFAPQDGRELGIAFTRLLINSAQTAIPPTPTVP, encoded by the coding sequence ATGAGCCACCCCAACAAAGTCGGCGCTAAATCGATTGTGCTTCTTGCATTCATGATCCTCGCCGCGGCTGCAATGCGCCTGCATGCTCTTGATGTTCCTTCGATGTGGCTCGACGAAATCGTTGTTCCGCTGGCAGCAAAACATGACGCTCGCTACATCATAGAACGCGCAACGACCGGCATCGACACGCACCCGCCGTATTACCATTTGTTTATCAAGGCCATGATGTCTTTTGGAACAAACGATTTCGTCCTGCGCCTTCCTTCTGCCTTGGCAGGCATACTCTCCATCGCGGCCATCTTCTTCCTTGCCAGGAAACTCTATGGCGATCGCGTTGCAGTCATATCGGTAGGCATTCTCTCCATAAACAGCCTCCATATCCTCCTATCACGCGAAGTTCGGCCCTACTCGCTCATCATTCTTCTCTCGACATTCTCGATCTACTGGACGTTCCGGTTCATTGACGAACATAAACGTCGTTGGATTGCCCTAACTTTCATCACAAACTGTCTCTTTGCCCCGTTGCAATTCCTGACCGTGCTCATCATTGGAGCGCAATGCTGCATAGTCCTTGTTTCCTGCCTGCTTGAACGCAATTCAAACTGCTTCAAACGCGGACTATGGTTCTCCGCGATCGTTTCACTGGCATACATACCAACGGCACTCTTTCTTCTTGGAAAATATTCCACAGGCACACCCGGCAATCCACTGGATACCATTGTACGGTATTTCGAACTAATTCCAGAGAATATCTTGCCGTGGACAACTCCATGGATTTCATTGATTCTGATCCCGCTCGCGGCATGCGCATTTCTCACCCCTGGAGAGGCAAGAAAGAGAACGGCACTTCTCGCCCTATACTGCACAGTTCCAGCCATCCCGCTCGCAATCATCCGCTACAGCTCCTACTTCAACGCGTGGCACCTCACCTTCCTCATGGCCCCTGCAATCATCATCATCGCAAATGGACTTTACAACATTATAGGCCACATCAGATTCTGCATGGCAACCTTGGCCATTGCATACATTGCCATAATCTACACCACAATAACAGGCAACAGGTATTACTCCATGGACAGCCACACGGGAACGTACAAACAGGTCGCCGAATCGCTCGTGGAGACCGACCAAAATATTCTCCCCGTGCCCACAGACAGCAGTTGGCTGGATGCTGCCCAATGGTACGCCTCGGGATCGGGCAAAACTCTTTTCAGCAACGTATTTCTCACAACACACCATAACATCGACAAGTTTCGCATCATTACTTTTGGAGACTTCTCGCACCTTGCATCCAACGAAAATGAATTCCTCAAGAAATACCCCTCCGCCAGCGATGATGCCTTCCCATGGGGCCACATCTACACAATCCCTGTGCAACACATTCAGGACTCCATGACATCGTTCCCAAAGTCCTTGACGCTCACAGCAGAACCGTTATCATTTCTCGAAAGAACGACAAACATTCGCAACATCAACATATTACTAACATTCGGATTCACAATCATACCTCATGCAAACGACACCTTGTCACACTTCGACTACAGCGTATCAATGCCAAAGACAACCGACGACGTATTCTTCAAAGTACAAGTTCAATCATCCTGCCAGTACCCCGAGAAGGACATCCTTCGCGCCGAGTACAGTTTTGACGGCGCATCGTTCTACGACGCCAAGCTTCAATTCGACGACTCAGGTCGAGCTGTTGCGTTCATACGCAACCACAGCCAGGACATCCTCACACTCCGCTTTTTTATGGAACGGAAATCTACGCACCCTGGGTACATGAACATCGACAACACGGTCCTTGGCATCAAGAACATCCGGATTTATGCCAACACCATAAACAGCGAGCACTTCGTCTCTTCAACCCTGGAAACCTCCGAATCCGGCATCGGCGATATAGAGACATCCGACGGCGTCTCTTACCGCTGGACCATGGGACCGGAAGCAACAATTCGCCTCATCGAAGAAAGCCCACGGGACATCAACATCGAGTACGCATTCTCAAACCCCATCAACGCACAGGATGTGCTTGTACTTTTCAACGGCACGCCAATTGCCGATCACAAGAGTCTCAGCGTAACCCCTTGGCTGGCGCCAGCTGCCGAAACCGCAACGACGCTTCACACGGTAAAAGGCATCAACACTCTCAGCTTCAAGCTGAAAGCCTGGAACCATGATACGGCCAACCCGGAAGCGACCTTCGCCCCTCAGGACGGCCGGGAACTTGGCATCGCCTTCACCAGGCTGCTCATCAACTCGGCACAAACGGCAATCCCGCCCACCCCGACGGTTCCCTAG
- a CDS encoding dihydrolipoyl dehydrogenase family protein, producing the protein MSPSYDVLVIGSGAAGATAARILVKAGRSVALAEGGDFGGTCALRGCEPKKVLAETAHAVARAREMGRRNGVRGQLSVSWPELAALKQSYVDSVPPRAEASLEMAGIDLYHGRARFTGTETLLVDGQELSAGHILLATGSRPHALDIPGAELLATSDDFLNLKELPGRILFLGGGYIALEFAQIAAIAGARVTVAARGDRLLRRFEPEMVEALLEASRELGVEILTGAPPRRVERTASGLAVRLENGATLEADLVVNGSGRVPDLDGLDLDAAGIESRNGRLVLDPFLKTTNPKVYAAGDAAGIAQLTPTAVMEAKAVAANILEGDHVRPDHSLVPSCVFTHPPLAAVGLTEAQARAAGVPFEVRQARDLTWPELTRLGIRRSGYKLLLEPDGGRLLGIAYLGEAAAEVANQAMLVMRLGLRQSEIMDIAWAYPSFGYALRYMLS; encoded by the coding sequence ATGTCCCCATCCTACGACGTGCTCGTCATCGGCTCCGGCGCGGCCGGGGCCACCGCCGCCCGCATCCTGGTCAAAGCCGGACGCTCCGTGGCCCTGGCCGAAGGCGGGGACTTCGGCGGCACCTGCGCCCTGCGCGGCTGCGAGCCCAAGAAGGTGCTCGCCGAGACCGCCCACGCCGTTGCCCGCGCCCGCGAGATGGGCCGCCGCAACGGGGTGCGCGGCCAGCTCTCCGTCAGCTGGCCGGAGCTGGCGGCGCTCAAGCAGTCCTATGTGGACTCCGTGCCCCCCCGCGCCGAAGCCTCGCTGGAAATGGCCGGCATCGACCTCTACCACGGCCGCGCCCGCTTCACCGGAACGGAAACCCTGCTGGTGGACGGCCAGGAGCTGAGCGCAGGGCACATCCTGCTGGCCACCGGCTCGCGGCCCCACGCCCTGGACATCCCCGGCGCGGAGCTCCTGGCCACCAGCGACGACTTCCTGAACCTCAAGGAGCTGCCCGGGCGCATCCTCTTCCTGGGCGGCGGGTACATCGCCTTGGAGTTCGCCCAGATCGCGGCCATCGCAGGGGCCAGGGTCACCGTTGCCGCCCGGGGCGACCGGCTCCTGCGCCGCTTCGAGCCCGAGATGGTGGAAGCCCTCCTGGAAGCCTCCCGGGAACTGGGCGTGGAGATCCTCACCGGCGCGCCGCCGCGCCGCGTCGAACGGACCGCCTCGGGACTGGCCGTGCGCCTGGAGAACGGCGCGACGCTCGAAGCGGACCTGGTGGTCAACGGCTCGGGGCGCGTGCCGGACCTGGACGGGCTGGACCTCGACGCCGCAGGCATCGAGTCCCGCAACGGCCGCCTCGTCCTGGACCCCTTCCTCAAGACCACCAACCCCAAGGTCTACGCCGCCGGGGACGCCGCGGGCATCGCCCAGCTCACCCCCACGGCCGTCATGGAGGCCAAGGCCGTGGCCGCCAACATCCTGGAGGGCGACCACGTCCGGCCCGACCACTCCCTCGTGCCCAGCTGCGTCTTCACCCACCCGCCCCTGGCCGCCGTGGGGCTCACCGAGGCCCAGGCCCGCGCGGCGGGCGTCCCCTTCGAGGTGAGGCAGGCCCGGGACCTCACATGGCCCGAACTCACCCGCCTGGGCATCCGCCGCTCCGGCTACAAGCTCCTGCTGGAACCCGACGGCGGACGCCTCCTGGGAATCGCCTACCTGGGCGAGGCCGCCGCCGAAGTGGCCAACCAGGCCATGCTCGTCATGCGCCTGGGGCTGCGGCAGAGCGAGATCATGGACATCGCGTGGGCCTATCCCTCCTTCGGCTACGCCCTGCGCTACATGCTCTCCTGA
- a CDS encoding tetratricopeptide repeat protein, with product MAIKALNSASSAFEAYSTSTSIMGRAKFELEVLLLDMLRELELVPDIKAQLRGGLKFRKGDEQLFAKALAALAQHLEHMDKSAKDAALQDKLSRIEQAFDKAREALREKNLPTARRVLNTVCERYPDEKGIFTRAAKMLAEAGLQSDVIPFAEKAMEIDLKDAQAYGLAVEACRQIGELPKAETILREALKAFGAHPKTYVSLAKVLYQMGRWDQAYDAARSAQDRDPNLAEAREIVELTEKRVMG from the coding sequence ATGGCTATCAAGGCGTTGAACTCCGCGAGCAGCGCCTTCGAGGCCTATTCAACAAGCACCAGCATCATGGGCCGGGCCAAGTTCGAGTTGGAGGTGCTGCTCCTGGACATGCTGCGCGAACTGGAGCTGGTGCCCGACATCAAGGCCCAGCTGCGCGGTGGGCTCAAGTTCCGGAAGGGCGACGAGCAGCTCTTCGCCAAGGCCCTGGCGGCCCTGGCCCAGCACCTGGAGCATATGGATAAGAGCGCCAAGGATGCGGCCCTCCAGGACAAGCTTTCGCGCATCGAGCAGGCCTTCGACAAGGCCCGCGAGGCCCTGCGGGAGAAGAACCTGCCCACGGCGCGGCGCGTGCTCAACACCGTGTGCGAACGCTACCCCGACGAGAAGGGCATCTTCACCCGCGCGGCCAAGATGCTGGCCGAGGCGGGGCTGCAGTCCGACGTGATCCCCTTCGCGGAAAAGGCCATGGAGATCGACCTCAAGGACGCCCAGGCCTATGGCCTGGCCGTGGAGGCCTGCCGCCAGATCGGCGAGCTGCCCAAGGCCGAGACCATCCTGCGCGAGGCCCTGAAGGCCTTCGGCGCGCATCCGAAAACCTACGTTTCCCTGGCCAAGGTGCTCTACCAGATGGGTCGCTGGGACCAGGCCTACGACGCCGCCCGCTCCGCCCAGGACCGCGACCCAAACCTCGCGGAGGCCCGCGAGATCGTGGAACTCACCGAGAAACGGGTGATGGGCTAG
- a CDS encoding ABC transporter permease translates to MSPFENLSWRLWRVWRRNLLVYLRTWQVNFIPPLAEPALYILAFGAGLGSMVGAVRVNGVEVGYTAYVAPGLVAASVMWQSFYENTYASFVRMYYQKTFDAMLATPLSLEDVITAEILWGATKAVAGTLVMGPVIAAFGLIDLPQGLLLVPLSALGGLAFACVAMWITALTPTIEMFNLPIFLFVTPMFLFSGAFFPVDGLPAWASGLAEFLPLYHLTRACRAASLGMTGPGVLWSALYLAGVAAVFYPLAVRGMRKRLVR, encoded by the coding sequence ATGAGCCCCTTCGAGAATCTTTCCTGGCGTCTGTGGCGCGTCTGGCGGCGCAACCTGTTGGTGTACCTGCGCACCTGGCAGGTGAACTTCATCCCCCCCCTGGCCGAGCCCGCCCTGTACATCCTGGCCTTCGGGGCCGGGCTGGGGTCCATGGTGGGCGCGGTGCGCGTGAACGGCGTGGAGGTGGGCTACACGGCCTACGTGGCCCCGGGCCTGGTGGCGGCCTCGGTGATGTGGCAATCCTTCTACGAGAACACCTACGCCTCGTTCGTGCGCATGTACTATCAGAAGACGTTCGACGCCATGCTGGCCACGCCGCTCTCCCTGGAGGACGTGATCACGGCGGAGATTCTCTGGGGGGCCACCAAGGCCGTGGCCGGGACCCTGGTGATGGGCCCGGTGATCGCGGCCTTCGGGCTCATCGACCTGCCACAGGGGCTTCTGCTCGTGCCGCTCTCGGCGCTGGGCGGGCTGGCCTTCGCCTGCGTGGCCATGTGGATCACCGCGCTCACGCCCACCATCGAGATGTTCAACCTGCCCATCTTCCTCTTCGTGACGCCCATGTTCCTCTTCTCGGGGGCGTTCTTCCCGGTGGACGGGCTGCCCGCCTGGGCCTCGGGGCTGGCGGAGTTCCTGCCGCTCTACCACCTGACGCGCGCCTGCCGCGCCGCCAGCCTGGGCATGACCGGCCCGGGCGTGCTCTGGAGCGCCCTCTACCTGGCGGGCGTGGCGGCGGTGTTCTACCCCCTGGCGGTGCGGGGCATGCGCAAAAGGCTGGTGCGCTAG